Proteins encoded in a region of the Streptomyces sp. NBC_01298 genome:
- a CDS encoding response regulator transcription factor — MTIRVIIVDDQAMVRAGFAALLSAQADIDVVGEAPDGRQGIQVSRTVHPDVVLMDVRMPEMDGLSAARELLDPPPGVVHRPKVLMLTTFDIDDYVYEALRAGASGFLLKDAPPADLIAAVRVVASGEALLAPSVTRRLIADFVERRPVPRRDPALRLNGLTPRETEVLELIARGLSNQEIAGHLVVAEQTVKTHIGRVLGKLDLRDRAQAVIFAYEAGLVRPGDGG, encoded by the coding sequence CCGCGCTCCTGTCGGCGCAGGCCGACATCGACGTGGTGGGCGAGGCGCCCGACGGGCGCCAGGGGATCCAGGTCTCCCGGACCGTCCACCCCGACGTGGTGCTGATGGACGTCCGGATGCCGGAGATGGACGGGCTCAGCGCCGCCCGCGAGCTCCTCGATCCCCCGCCGGGGGTGGTGCACCGGCCGAAGGTGCTGATGCTGACCACCTTCGACATCGACGACTACGTGTACGAGGCCCTGCGCGCGGGGGCCTCCGGCTTCTTGCTGAAGGACGCCCCGCCGGCGGATCTGATCGCGGCGGTACGGGTGGTCGCCTCGGGCGAGGCGCTGCTCGCCCCGTCGGTGACCCGGCGGCTGATCGCGGACTTCGTCGAGCGGCGGCCGGTGCCGCGCCGCGATCCCGCGCTGCGGCTGAACGGGCTGACCCCGCGGGAGACCGAGGTGCTGGAGCTGATCGCGCGCGGGTTGTCGAACCAGGAGATCGCCGGCCATCTGGTGGTCGCCGAGCAGACGGTCAAGACGCACATCGGCCGGGTGCTGGGGAAGCTGGACCTGCGGGACAGGGCCCAGGCCGTGATCTTCGCCTACGAGGCGGGGCTGGTGCGGCCGGGCGACGGCGGCTGA
- a CDS encoding alpha/beta hydrolase produces MRRFARTLVTAALAAAVVAGTAGWAAADAQTAVTGPPPGTAAWRADTVSGRPLPDPARAAPAEVARFFAGLDASRARELVRAHPLVVGNLDGAPLPLRYEANRLAVTATGEPRFASLAAPGRQILAFDPRGRGTVAEVFGDLERTVHVAVIVPGSDNDATTYDRARAAHTGPAGMAGSLRSETGETAAVIAWTGYTTPVGVGLDTARGRLAQAGAVRLARFTEGLDAVGAPDPVLFCHSYGSVVCGLAARHTDATDIVAFGSPGMRAGSVGGLGTGARVWAARGPSDWIADVPNVEFAGLGHGADPTSAAFGARRIDAADVAGHTGYFTPGTRSLKAFAAIATGAAR; encoded by the coding sequence ATGCGCCGCTTCGCAAGGACCCTGGTCACGGCCGCGCTGGCGGCGGCCGTCGTCGCCGGCACCGCGGGATGGGCCGCCGCGGACGCCCAGACGGCGGTCACCGGCCCGCCGCCGGGCACCGCCGCCTGGCGGGCCGACACCGTGTCCGGGCGGCCGCTGCCGGATCCGGCGCGGGCGGCGCCGGCCGAGGTCGCGCGGTTCTTCGCCGGGCTGGACGCGTCCCGGGCCCGGGAGCTCGTACGGGCCCACCCGCTGGTGGTCGGCAATCTGGACGGGGCTCCGCTCCCCCTCAGGTACGAGGCCAACCGGCTCGCGGTGACGGCGACCGGCGAGCCCCGCTTCGCCTCGCTGGCCGCGCCCGGCCGGCAGATCCTGGCCTTCGACCCGCGCGGACGGGGCACCGTCGCCGAGGTGTTCGGGGACCTGGAGCGGACCGTGCACGTGGCGGTGATCGTGCCGGGCTCGGACAACGACGCCACCACCTACGACCGTGCCCGGGCGGCGCACACCGGCCCGGCGGGCATGGCCGGCTCCCTGCGGTCGGAGACCGGGGAGACGGCCGCCGTCATCGCGTGGACCGGCTACACCACCCCCGTCGGGGTGGGGCTGGACACGGCCCGGGGGCGGCTGGCCCAGGCGGGCGCGGTCCGCCTCGCCCGGTTCACCGAGGGGCTCGACGCGGTCGGCGCACCCGACCCGGTGCTGTTCTGCCACAGCTACGGCTCGGTGGTCTGCGGGCTGGCGGCCCGGCACACGGACGCCACCGACATCGTCGCCTTCGGCTCCCCCGGGATGCGGGCCGGCAGCGTCGGGGGGCTCGGTACCGGCGCCCGCGTCTGGGCCGCGCGCGGGCCCTCCGACTGGATCGCCGACGTGCCCAACGTGGAGTTCGCGGGGCTCGGCCACGGCGCCGATCCCACCTCGGCGGCCTTCGGTGCCCGCCGGATCGACGCCGCCGACGTGGCGGGCCACACCGGCTACTTCACCCCCGGCACCCGGTCCCTGAAGGCCTTCGCCGCCATCGCGACGGGAGCGGCCCGATGA
- a CDS encoding acyltransferase family protein, whose protein sequence is MSAPSVLTRARTAAGRIDAKTPAHRDRAIDGLRALALLAVPTGHWLLGGFTLDSEGALHNASPLSAFGGLAPASWVLQMLGVFFLVGGYASALSFRRHTGSAGAWLKGRVARLGRPVLGVTAVWALAAPVLYAAGVPEATLRTGAKLVIQPLWFVGVYVVVTALTPYCVRAARRFGGWAAAPLLASVAVVDFLRYGPFADSVPGWVALLNILPGWLFAYQLGVDWGEGRIGRRGGWLLLAGGSVLFAALLMVFHYPASMVGVPGEARTNSHPPSLLVLALAAAQSGAAVLLRDRLARLLSRPLLWAPVVVINLCAMTILCWHQTAMLAAAVPGSFAGALAGLTTAPDSVGWIVARLAWMPVFAALLVGIARYARLFERPKAGLTRATAVRGTVAGLLAAGFAVFALGLA, encoded by the coding sequence ATGAGCGCGCCCTCCGTCCTCACCAGGGCGCGGACGGCCGCCGGCCGGATCGACGCGAAGACGCCCGCCCACCGGGACCGGGCGATCGACGGACTGCGGGCACTGGCCCTGCTGGCCGTTCCGACCGGGCACTGGCTGCTCGGCGGGTTCACCCTCGACTCCGAGGGTGCCCTGCACAACGCGAGCCCCCTCTCCGCCTTCGGCGGCCTGGCCCCGGCCAGTTGGGTGCTGCAGATGCTCGGCGTCTTCTTCCTGGTCGGCGGCTACGCCTCGGCGCTCTCCTTCCGGCGGCACACCGGATCGGCCGGGGCCTGGCTGAAGGGCCGGGTGGCCCGGCTGGGGCGGCCGGTGCTCGGGGTCACCGCGGTGTGGGCGCTGGCCGCGCCCGTGCTGTACGCGGCCGGGGTGCCGGAGGCCACCTTGCGGACCGGGGCGAAGCTGGTGATCCAGCCGCTGTGGTTCGTCGGGGTGTACGTGGTGGTCACCGCGCTGACCCCGTACTGCGTGCGCGCCGCGCGGCGGTTCGGCGGCTGGGCGGCGGCCCCGCTGCTCGCCTCGGTCGCCGTCGTGGACTTCCTGCGCTACGGGCCCTTCGCGGACTCGGTGCCCGGATGGGTGGCCCTGCTGAACATCCTGCCGGGCTGGCTGTTCGCGTACCAGCTCGGCGTGGACTGGGGCGAGGGCCGGATCGGGCGGCGCGGCGGATGGCTGCTGCTCGCGGGCGGGAGCGTGTTGTTCGCGGCCCTGCTGATGGTCTTCCACTACCCGGCGTCGATGGTCGGCGTGCCCGGCGAGGCCCGGACCAACTCGCATCCGCCGTCGCTGCTGGTCCTGGCCCTGGCCGCGGCCCAGTCGGGTGCGGCGGTCCTGCTGCGGGACCGGCTGGCGCGGCTGCTGTCCCGGCCGCTGCTGTGGGCTCCGGTGGTCGTGATCAACCTGTGCGCGATGACGATCCTGTGCTGGCACCAGACGGCGATGCTGGCGGCCGCCGTACCGGGGTCGTTCGCGGGCGCTCTGGCCGGGCTGACGACGGCGCCGGACAGTGTGGGGTGGATCGTGGCGCGGCTGGCGTGGATGCCGGTGTTCGCTGCCCTGCTGGTGGGCATCGCCCGGTACGCACGCCTGTTCGAGCGGCCGAAGGCAGGCCTGACGCGGGCCACGGCGGTGCGCGGGACCGTGGCGGGCCTGCTGGCGGCCGGATTCGCGGTGTTCGCGCTGGGTCTGGCGTAG
- a CDS encoding DUF350 domain-containing protein, with protein sequence MSDIINGLGRTTAFGGVGLVLLILGIVLVDVLTPGKLPKQIWEERNRNASVMLSSALLGIGGIVFTSIWTTYEDFGKGLLSTAVFGVLGLVLMAVAFLLLDLVTPGKLGAIVVDPEPHPAVWVTASCNLAVAAIVAASIA encoded by the coding sequence ATGAGCGACATCATCAACGGACTTGGCCGCACCACCGCTTTCGGCGGCGTCGGCCTGGTGCTGCTCATCCTCGGCATCGTCCTGGTGGACGTGCTGACCCCCGGCAAACTGCCGAAGCAGATCTGGGAAGAGCGCAACCGGAACGCCTCCGTGATGCTCTCGTCGGCGCTGCTCGGCATCGGCGGCATCGTCTTCACCTCGATCTGGACCACCTACGAGGACTTCGGCAAGGGCCTGCTGTCCACGGCGGTGTTCGGCGTCCTCGGCCTGGTCCTGATGGCCGTGGCCTTCCTGCTGCTGGACCTGGTGACCCCGGGCAAGCTCGGGGCCATCGTGGTCGACCCCGAGCCGCACCCCGCCGTGTGGGTGACGGCCTCCTGCAACCTCGCGGTCGCCGCGATCGTCGCCGCCTCCATCGCCTGA
- a CDS encoding GNAT family N-acetyltransferase, translating to MAKLRAARAGEAAELTELVMRSKAHWGYGARFLAACAPELRIGVGDEVRRRIVVAEGPAGAAGSRSGDGPAAVLGLASLDGEPPFGRLGLLFVEPAAIGGGLGRLLYRDVLRRAAGLGFRRLLIDADPHAAGFYRAMGAVAPGPVPAADPGAAPGAEASGGGLVRFEVAPVALAGWARAWTGGGSAVHVGNVAEYNAQFADASLDREQRAAHHYACLAAFYSPRPAALVLPRAVPPGWISLLGRQLDWPAGVEVYDGLAERDPALSDAVRARPALAARLTGAGIGTGMGTETGPGPGSGTGTGARLVPWGLTAPFARLAGQGWRPDELRYESKSAAHGLFGRILAAGGHPAITLPAQWRADTRRSAVRLLAARTRAGKSTVLKSEHGVGGSGTTVLTPERVRAAGGARAVLRALPRGPLLVEEYVRGPADPAEPRDLTYDGFVDAAGRVHEVGGAVMDVADGGYRGATVGPGVVPAWAEEPLLAFGRAVGRELSAAGYRGWFDVDFVADGAGRLAPTETNLRLTGPSVAFVVAARLDELRGAGHFVRIADRVELGARLPEAAFDELCGRLSRRCARIGAVFLPAIPTGAFEPAPWMGALVAATGRELLDAAERLVREEARSVGAMFEQAPGAQPADASVARSAPRADACAGTDPDTGAESGFTSKALSGGRDA from the coding sequence ATGGCAAAGCTCAGGGCCGCGCGGGCCGGGGAGGCCGCGGAGCTGACGGAGCTGGTCATGCGCTCCAAGGCCCACTGGGGGTACGGGGCGCGGTTCCTCGCGGCGTGCGCGCCGGAGTTGCGGATCGGGGTCGGGGACGAGGTGCGTCGGCGGATCGTGGTCGCCGAGGGCCCGGCCGGGGCCGCCGGGTCGCGCTCCGGCGACGGCCCGGCCGCCGTGCTCGGACTCGCCTCCCTCGACGGGGAGCCGCCGTTCGGGCGGCTGGGGCTGCTCTTCGTCGAACCGGCCGCCATCGGCGGGGGCCTGGGGCGCCTGCTGTACCGGGACGTCCTGCGGCGCGCCGCCGGGCTCGGCTTCCGCCGGCTGCTGATCGACGCCGATCCGCACGCCGCGGGGTTCTACCGGGCGATGGGCGCGGTGGCCCCGGGGCCGGTGCCGGCGGCCGACCCGGGGGCCGCCCCGGGGGCGGAGGCATCCGGCGGCGGGCTGGTGCGGTTCGAGGTGGCGCCCGTGGCCCTGGCCGGCTGGGCGCGGGCCTGGACCGGCGGCGGGTCGGCCGTGCACGTGGGCAACGTCGCCGAGTACAACGCGCAGTTCGCGGACGCCTCCCTGGACCGGGAGCAGCGGGCCGCCCACCACTACGCCTGCCTGGCCGCCTTCTACAGTCCGCGGCCGGCCGCGCTGGTGCTGCCGCGCGCGGTGCCGCCGGGCTGGATCTCCCTGCTCGGCCGGCAACTGGACTGGCCCGCGGGGGTCGAGGTGTACGACGGGCTCGCGGAGCGGGATCCGGCCCTGTCGGACGCCGTACGGGCCCGGCCGGCGCTGGCGGCACGGCTGACCGGCGCCGGGATCGGGACCGGGATGGGGACCGAGACCGGGCCCGGGCCCGGGAGCGGAACCGGGACCGGCGCACGCCTCGTACCGTGGGGCCTGACCGCCCCCTTCGCGCGGCTGGCGGGGCAGGGCTGGCGGCCGGACGAGCTGCGGTACGAGTCGAAGTCGGCGGCGCACGGGCTGTTCGGGCGGATCCTCGCGGCGGGCGGGCATCCCGCGATCACGCTGCCCGCACAGTGGCGTGCGGACACCCGCAGGTCCGCGGTCCGGCTGCTGGCGGCCCGGACCCGGGCGGGGAAGAGCACCGTCCTCAAATCGGAGCACGGCGTGGGCGGCTCGGGCACCACGGTGCTGACCCCCGAGCGGGTCCGCGCGGCGGGCGGGGCCCGGGCCGTGCTCCGGGCCCTGCCGCGCGGGCCGCTGCTCGTGGAGGAGTACGTACGCGGACCGGCGGATCCGGCCGAGCCGCGCGACCTCACCTACGACGGGTTCGTGGACGCGGCCGGCCGGGTCCACGAGGTCGGCGGGGCGGTGATGGACGTGGCGGACGGCGGGTACCGCGGCGCGACGGTGGGGCCGGGGGTGGTCCCCGCGTGGGCGGAGGAACCCCTGCTGGCCTTCGGGCGGGCGGTGGGCCGGGAACTGTCTGCGGCGGGCTACCGGGGCTGGTTCGACGTGGACTTCGTCGCCGACGGCGCGGGACGGCTCGCCCCCACGGAGACGAACCTGCGCCTGACCGGGCCGTCGGTCGCCTTCGTGGTGGCGGCCCGGCTCGACGAACTGCGGGGCGCCGGGCACTTCGTCAGGATCGCCGACCGGGTGGAGCTGGGCGCCCGGCTGCCGGAAGCGGCCTTCGACGAGCTGTGCGGGCGGCTGTCCCGCCGGTGCGCGCGGATCGGCGCGGTGTTCCTCCCCGCCATCCCCACCGGCGCCTTCGAACCGGCGCCCTGGATGGGCGCCCTGGTGGCCGCGACCGGCAGGGAGCTGCTGGACGCGGCCGAGCGGCTGGTGCGGGAGGAGGCACGGTCCGTCGGGGCGATGTTCGAGCAGGCTCCCGGTGCTCAGCCGGCCGACGCGTCGGTGGCCCGGTCCGCGCCCCGGGCCGACGCCTGCGCCGGAACCGACCCCGATACCGGTGCCGAGTCCGGTTTCACGTCGAAGGCGCTGAGCGGCGGACGGGACGCGTAG
- a CDS encoding VOC family protein translates to MAKELQVAYDCADPGAQAAFWAQALGYRVQPTPEGQNDWAALSDPDGKGPRLYFQRVPEARTEAKNRLHLDVRSAPGLKGDERMAVLEAEAARLEALGAKRQYRLESDEVNEGIIVMTDPEDNIFCLD, encoded by the coding sequence ATGGCCAAGGAATTGCAGGTGGCGTACGACTGCGCCGATCCGGGCGCGCAGGCGGCGTTCTGGGCACAGGCGCTGGGCTATCGCGTCCAGCCGACGCCGGAGGGCCAGAACGACTGGGCGGCCCTCTCGGATCCGGACGGCAAGGGACCGCGGCTCTACTTCCAGAGGGTCCCGGAGGCCAGGACCGAGGCGAAGAACCGCCTGCACCTGGACGTGCGCTCGGCGCCCGGTCTGAAGGGGGACGAGCGGATGGCCGTACTGGAGGCGGAGGCAGCCAGACTGGAGGCGCTGGGTGCGAAGCGGCAGTACCGCCTGGAGTCCGACGAGGTCAACGAAGGGATCATCGTGATGACCGATCCCGAGGACAACATCTTCTGCCTCGACTGA
- a CDS encoding ABC transporter ATP-binding protein, with product MDMEVTAWTSLHSAINAQQDRRPLSRAGLRRIAAFARPHRRGLTFFLLLSVVTALLAVATPVLASRVVTEIVEGRDSGTVTRLALLIALIAVAEAGLGLVLRRLSSTLGEGLILDLRTAVFDHVQRMPVAFFTRTRTGALVSRLNNDVIGAQRAFSNTLSGVVSNTVTLLLTLTVMLGISWQITLLALVLLPVFVLPARRMGVRMAALQREASALNASMGTQMTERFSAPGATLVKLFGRPDEESAEFAARAARVRDIGIRTAMAQSAFITALTLVSALALALVYGLGGHYALTGTLDAGSVVALALLLTRLYAPLTALAGARVEVMSAMVSFERVFEILDLKPLISQKPDARRVPEGPVTVEFDNVSFGYPSPDKVSLASLEEVATLDARGGTEVLHEVSFRAEPGQMIALVGSSGAGKSTIAQLLPRLYDTDTGAVRLGGIDVRDLTADSIRETLGMVTQDGHLFHESVRANLLLARPEAGEDEIWEALRRSRLDGLVASLPDGLDTVVGERGYRLSGGERQRLTIARLLLAGQRVVILDEATAHLDSTSEAAVQEALAEALSGRTAVVIAHRLSTVQAADLILVVEEGRIVERGTHAELLSVGGRYEELYRTQFAEAGPDGDTPAARALPGGAAAVSGG from the coding sequence ATGGATATGGAAGTAACCGCCTGGACCTCGCTCCACAGCGCGATCAACGCCCAGCAGGACCGGCGCCCGCTCTCGCGGGCCGGACTGCGCCGGATCGCCGCCTTCGCCCGCCCGCACCGGCGCGGGCTCACCTTCTTCCTCCTCCTCAGTGTGGTGACCGCGCTGCTCGCGGTGGCCACTCCGGTACTCGCGAGCCGCGTGGTCACCGAGATCGTCGAGGGCCGCGACAGCGGTACGGTCACCCGCCTCGCCCTGCTGATCGCGCTGATCGCGGTCGCGGAGGCGGGGCTGGGGCTGGTCCTGCGCCGGCTGTCGTCCACCCTCGGCGAGGGGCTGATCCTGGATCTGCGAACGGCGGTCTTCGACCACGTGCAGCGGATGCCGGTGGCGTTCTTCACCCGGACCCGCACCGGGGCGCTCGTCAGCCGGCTCAACAACGACGTGATCGGCGCGCAGCGCGCCTTCAGCAACACCCTGTCGGGGGTGGTGTCCAACACCGTGACGCTGCTGCTGACCCTGACGGTGATGCTGGGCATCTCCTGGCAGATCACCCTGCTGGCCCTCGTGCTCCTGCCGGTGTTCGTGCTGCCGGCCCGCCGGATGGGGGTGCGGATGGCGGCGTTGCAGCGGGAGGCGTCCGCGCTCAACGCCTCGATGGGCACCCAGATGACCGAGCGCTTCTCGGCTCCGGGCGCCACGCTCGTCAAACTGTTCGGTCGGCCCGACGAGGAGTCGGCGGAGTTCGCGGCGCGCGCCGCCCGGGTGCGTGACATCGGGATCCGGACGGCGATGGCCCAGTCGGCCTTCATCACCGCCCTGACCCTGGTCTCCGCGCTGGCCCTGGCGCTGGTGTACGGCCTCGGCGGCCACTACGCGCTCACCGGCACCCTGGACGCGGGCTCGGTGGTCGCCCTCGCCCTGCTCCTGACCAGGCTGTACGCGCCGCTGACCGCGCTCGCCGGGGCGCGGGTGGAGGTGATGAGCGCGATGGTCAGCTTCGAGCGGGTCTTCGAGATCCTCGACCTGAAGCCGCTGATCTCCCAGAAGCCGGACGCCCGCCGGGTGCCCGAGGGGCCGGTGACGGTCGAGTTCGACAACGTCTCCTTCGGCTACCCCTCCCCGGACAAGGTGTCCCTGGCCTCCCTGGAGGAGGTCGCGACCCTCGACGCGCGGGGCGGCACCGAGGTGCTGCACGAGGTGTCCTTCCGCGCCGAACCCGGGCAGATGATCGCCCTGGTCGGCTCCTCCGGCGCCGGCAAGTCGACCATCGCGCAGCTGCTCCCCCGGCTGTACGACACCGACACGGGCGCGGTCCGCCTCGGCGGGATCGACGTACGGGACCTCACGGCGGACTCCATCCGCGAGACCCTGGGCATGGTCACGCAGGACGGCCACCTCTTCCACGAGTCGGTACGGGCCAACCTGCTCCTGGCCCGCCCGGAGGCGGGAGAGGACGAGATCTGGGAGGCCCTGCGCCGGTCCCGCCTCGACGGGCTCGTGGCCTCGCTCCCGGACGGGCTGGACACGGTCGTCGGCGAGCGCGGCTACCGGCTCTCGGGCGGGGAGCGCCAGCGGCTGACCATCGCCCGGCTGCTGCTGGCCGGCCAGCGGGTGGTGATCCTGGACGAGGCCACCGCCCATCTGGACTCCACCTCGGAGGCCGCCGTCCAGGAGGCCCTGGCCGAGGCCCTGTCGGGCCGGACCGCCGTGGTGATCGCGCACCGGCTGTCGACGGTGCAGGCCGCCGATCTGATCCTGGTGGTGGAGGAGGGCCGGATCGTGGAACGCGGCACCCACGCCGAGCTGCTCTCGGTGGGCGGACGGTACGAGGAGCTGTACCGGACCCAGTTCGCGGAGGCCGGCCCGGACGGGGACACGCCGGCGGCACGCGCCCTCCCGGGCGGCGCGGCGGCGGTCTCCGGCGGATGA
- a CDS encoding VOC family protein: protein MDIKLELVAVPVTDIDRAKAFYERIGFHADHDITVSEEIRFVQLTPPGSACSIAIGKGLTRMTPGSLDNMQVVVADIEEAFADLKGRGIEVTEIEDMPWGSFVYFSDPDGNGWAVQQTTPRTPPTG from the coding sequence ATGGACATCAAACTGGAACTGGTCGCCGTACCGGTCACCGACATCGACCGGGCCAAGGCCTTCTACGAACGCATCGGCTTTCACGCCGACCACGACATCACGGTCAGCGAGGAGATCCGCTTCGTCCAGCTGACCCCGCCGGGCTCGGCCTGTTCGATCGCCATCGGCAAGGGCCTGACCCGGATGACACCGGGTTCGCTGGACAACATGCAGGTGGTGGTCGCGGACATCGAGGAGGCCTTCGCCGACCTCAAGGGCCGGGGCATCGAGGTGACGGAGATCGAGGACATGCCCTGGGGCTCCTTCGTCTACTTCTCCGACCCCGACGGCAACGGCTGGGCCGTCCAGCAGACCACCCCGCGCACGCCCCCGACGGGCTGA
- a CDS encoding ATP-binding protein: protein MLGHGDGYEAGGSASFVGRTRELARIERALREDRLITLTGSGGVGKTRLARRAADLAAGTGAGAADPAEPPSEPPSEPPAEQAGTTRPVGPFPDGVHWADLSPLPDERLLVATVADALDLADHTARTPAAAVRQWIGERRLLLVLDCCEHLVAAVRDLVRELLDAAPHLVLLLTSRQPLGLEGERVLDIGPLPYAADPFGPEEALALFTRRAAAAAPGQAPPWTEARLAAARSVCARLEGVPLALELAAAQLTDHTIEELAVRLARRIGPLSAPVPGRPPRHRALRTAIGWSHEWCAPRERLLWLRLSVFGGAFDLAAARAVCSAAPLTAADVPPLLDTLVAKSVVRRGADGSYRMLDTIREYGAMWRDEAGEREALRDAHAAYFTELVHAAERDWLGSAQRTGYRRVEAAHGDLCAALDHHLATAAPERALDLAARAGFYWACCGHLHAARGYLERALAAARPEEVAPRVRARALWALGVTLLLQGEQEQAHRIAVGCEALAAGLDEGPDGNGGPALDAAYLLGLSHLLAGRPLAARIVSDNALEAHPGTPFDSGPRIRCHLVRVFALTGTGLFTDAREEAELLRAGCEERGEHWTRAYADYQLALICLFEDRPAESAVHARAMLESKRELGDSFGTALGLDLLAAARAATGDGAGAARAYGTGHAYWQAVGHPQRGTPELASVREEFERTARGELGDQAYEEAFREGLRHGHALRTRPHPYERS from the coding sequence GTGCTGGGACATGGCGACGGGTACGAGGCCGGGGGCTCCGCCTCCTTCGTGGGGCGGACCCGTGAACTGGCCCGGATCGAACGGGCTTTGCGCGAGGATCGACTGATCACCCTGACCGGGTCGGGCGGCGTCGGCAAGACCCGCCTGGCCCGCCGCGCGGCCGACCTCGCGGCGGGTACGGGTGCGGGCGCGGCCGACCCCGCCGAACCGCCCTCCGAACCGCCCTCCGAACCGCCCGCCGAACAGGCGGGAACCACCCGGCCGGTGGGCCCCTTCCCCGACGGGGTCCACTGGGCCGACCTCTCCCCGCTCCCCGACGAGCGGCTCCTCGTGGCCACCGTGGCCGACGCCCTGGACCTCGCCGACCACACCGCGCGCACCCCGGCCGCGGCGGTGCGGCAATGGATCGGCGAGCGCCGGCTGCTCCTCGTACTGGACTGCTGCGAGCACCTGGTGGCGGCCGTGCGGGACCTCGTACGGGAGTTGCTCGACGCGGCCCCGCACCTCGTTCTGCTGCTCACCAGCAGGCAGCCCCTCGGACTCGAGGGCGAACGCGTCCTGGACATCGGCCCGTTGCCGTACGCAGCGGACCCGTTCGGTCCCGAGGAGGCCCTTGCCCTGTTCACCCGGCGGGCCGCCGCTGCCGCCCCCGGGCAGGCTCCGCCCTGGACCGAGGCCCGGCTCGCGGCCGCCCGCTCCGTGTGCGCCCGTCTCGAAGGGGTCCCCCTCGCGCTGGAACTGGCCGCCGCGCAGTTGACCGACCACACCATCGAGGAACTGGCCGTGCGGCTCGCCCGCAGGATCGGCCCGCTGTCCGCACCCGTTCCCGGCCGGCCGCCGCGCCACCGCGCCCTGCGCACCGCCATCGGCTGGAGCCACGAGTGGTGCGCCCCGCGCGAACGGCTGCTGTGGCTGCGGCTGTCCGTGTTCGGGGGCGCCTTCGACCTGGCCGCCGCACGCGCGGTCTGCTCCGCCGCCCCGCTCACCGCGGCGGACGTCCCGCCGCTGCTCGACACGCTGGTTGCCAAGTCCGTCGTACGCCGGGGCGCGGACGGTTCGTACCGGATGCTGGACACGATCCGGGAGTACGGGGCCATGTGGCGCGACGAGGCCGGGGAGCGCGAGGCGCTGCGCGACGCGCACGCCGCGTACTTCACCGAGCTCGTGCACGCCGCCGAACGGGACTGGCTCGGCTCCGCCCAGCGGACCGGGTACCGGCGCGTGGAGGCGGCGCACGGAGACCTGTGCGCGGCCCTGGACCACCACCTGGCCACCGCCGCCCCGGAGCGGGCCCTGGACCTGGCCGCCCGGGCCGGCTTCTACTGGGCCTGCTGCGGCCACCTGCACGCGGCGCGCGGCTACCTCGAACGGGCCCTGGCCGCCGCACGGCCCGAGGAGGTGGCCCCGCGGGTCCGGGCGCGCGCCCTGTGGGCCCTCGGGGTGACCCTGCTGCTCCAGGGCGAGCAGGAGCAGGCCCACCGGATCGCCGTCGGCTGCGAGGCCCTGGCCGCCGGCCTCGACGAGGGCCCGGACGGGAACGGGGGCCCGGCGCTGGACGCCGCGTACCTGCTGGGCCTGAGCCACCTCTTGGCCGGGCGCCCGCTGGCCGCGCGGATCGTCTCCGACAACGCCCTGGAGGCCCACCCCGGCACGCCCTTCGACTCGGGTCCCCGGATCCGCTGCCACCTCGTACGGGTCTTCGCGCTCACCGGAACCGGCCTGTTCACCGACGCCCGGGAAGAGGCGGAACTGCTGCGCGCCGGCTGCGAGGAGCGCGGCGAGCACTGGACCCGGGCCTACGCCGACTACCAACTGGCCCTGATCTGCCTCTTCGAGGACCGCCCCGCCGAGTCCGCCGTCCACGCCCGCGCGATGCTGGAGAGCAAGCGTGAGCTGGGCGACAGCTTCGGTACGGCCCTGGGCCTGGACCTGCTCGCCGCGGCCCGCGCGGCGACCGGGGACGGGGCCGGCGCGGCGCGCGCGTACGGCACGGGCCACGCCTACTGGCAGGCGGTCGGCCACCCGCAACGCGGCACACCCGAACTTGCCTCCGTACGCGAGGAGTTCGAGCGAACCGCGCGCGGAGAGCTCGGCGACCAGGCCTATGAGGAGGCCTTCCGCGAGGGCCTGCGGCACGGCCACGCCCTGCGCACCCGACCCCACCCGTACGAAAGGTCGTGA